A stretch of DNA from Micromonospora sp. NBC_01813:
AGACGGCCTGCCCGCCGGGGTTGGCGATCCGACCACCGAGCGCCCGGAAGGTGTCGACGAAGCCGCGCAGCTCGTCGCGGCCACCCTGGAAGTCCGGCCCGATCGCGTACACCCTGCCGTTGCCGACCTCCTGCTTGACGAACGGGGCCATCGCCACGCCAGGCTCTTCCGAGAGCAGGTTGGTGTGCCAGACGTACGTCACGTCGTCCAGCGCTGGCCGGCCCAGCCCACCGACGAGCGGCACCTTGTTCTCGTTGATCAGGGGCAGGATCGCGGTGACGTTACCGCCGTTGATGATGCCGGTGATCGCCGAGACGCCATCCTGTTCCAGCAGCCGGGTGGCCGACTCGACGGCCACCTCGCTCTCGTACCCCTCGTCGGCGACGACCATCTCGGCCGGGTGGCCGCCGAGCTGGCCGTCATGGATGTCCAGGTAGAGCTGGAATCCGTCGCGCAGCTCGGAACCGGGCGCCTCGAGTTGGCCGTCGATGTTGGCGAGCATGCCGATCTTGATCAGCTGCGGGGTCTCGCCCGATCCGCCGAAGCAGCCGGCGGTGCCGAGGGCGAGCACGCCGGCCAGGCCGGCGGCGAGCAGCCGGTGCGGCCGGGGCCACCAGGTCTGTCGTCGCATCGGTCGTCGCATCCCGGTCACAGCGTCCGCAGCAGGCCGGCGCGGACCGTCGGGGTGAGCGCCTCACCCATCCGGTTCGCGAGATCGGTCATCTCGTACGAGACCTGGCCCACGTCACAGATGGGGGAGGCGAGCACGAGTAGTGACGCGCCGTCGCTGAATGACATACAGAACATGAAGCCGCCGTCCATCTGGGTCACGTTGGAGATCACCGTCCCGGCCTCGAAGAACCGGGCCGCCCCCATGAGCAGGGCGATCAGGCCGCTGCCGGTGGCGGCGAGTTGGTCCGCCCGGTCCCGGGGCAGGCCGTAGTTGTGCGCGAGGACCAGCCCGTCGGTCGAGATCGCAAGGGCGTGGCTGACCTCCGGGGTCTGGCTGACGAAGTTCTGCAACAGCCAGCTCAAGTCGTTCGGGCTCGTCACGGTGGCGCTCCAGGTCGGATGAGGTGGGACTGAACAGCGTCAGGAGGGATTGGTGGGGGCGCGGCGCCCGGCCACGCCCTTGGCGTACGCCGACATCGCCGCCGACACGGCGCCCGGATCGAGCTTGCGGGGCGCGGCGGGGGCAGGTTGCGGCGCGTCGGGGATGAGGTGATGCTTCGGTACGCGGCGCGGCAAGCCGTCCGGCGTGGACGACGTGGTCGTCGCGTCCGGCGCGGACGCGACCGCCGTGGCGGCCGTCCACTGTCTGCCTTTGTCGTCGGGCCAGGTGACGGTCACCGAGTCCCCGTCCAACGCGGTCTTGAACCAGCCGTTCACCGAGTTGCGGTCCTTCACCACCACCGCACCGACCGGCTGCGAGGTGCCGACGGGCGCAGTTGCGGGCACACCTGGTGGCGCTGAGGTTGGCACACCGGGCGGCGCTGAGATGGGCACACTCGGCGGCGCTGAGGTGGGCAGTGGGGGCAGAGCCGGCGGCGGTGCGCTGACCGGCGCGGGCAGACTGGGCAGCGGGGGCCGGCTGGGCGGCGGCTGGGGCGGGGGCGCGCTGAATGGGGCGGGCACATCGGGCGAGGTAGGCGCGCTGGCGGGTGGGGCTGGGCTCTCCGGTGCCGGCCGGAACAGCGGCGCTGGCGCGCTGACCGTGGCCCGCCCGGCGTTGATCACGGCCCGTCCGACCCCGGCAGCGGCGTACGGCGGGTTGGTGCCGCCCACTGACGGCACGACCGGGCGGCCGCCGACCATGGACGGCCGGACCTGGCCGGCACCGGCCGCCACCGGCTCCGGCTGCTGGACCGGCCGGCGGCTGATGACCGAGGCGGGCATCATGACCTCGGCGACCGTGCCCGCCGGTGTCCCGGGGTGCAGCTCGACCCGGACGCCGTGCCGGTCGGCCAACCGGGCGACCACGGTGAGACCCATCGCCCGGACACCCGACACGTCGACCGTCCCGGGGCTGGCGAGTTGCGCGGTGAGCTGCTCACACCGTTGTGCGGAGAGCCCGACGCCCTGGTCCATCACCTCGACGATGGCCCGGTCGGACAGTGCGTGACCGGTGACGATCACCTCGGTCTCCGGCGGCGAGTACCGGGTCGCGTTGTCCAGCAACTCGGCGAGCAGGTGCGCGACCTCGTCGACTGCCTTACCGGCGACGGACAACTCCCGGTCCACCGTGCCGATCCGGACCCGGGTGTAGTGCTCGATCTGGGAGAGCGCGGCCTGGATCACGTTGTCGAGCGGGACCGCCTCCTGGCGTACCCGGGAGATGCCGGAACCGCCGAGCACCAGCAGGCTCTGGTTGATCCGCGCCATCCGGGTGGCGAGGTGGTCCAGCCGGTAGAGCTGTTCGAGCCGGTCCGGGTCGGTCTCGTCGCGTTCCACCTGGTCGACCTGGGCGAGCATCGCGTCGACCAGTCGCTGCTCACGGCGGGACAGATGGACGAAGATCTCCGCGACGTTGGACCGCAGCACCGCCTGCACGCCAGCGACGCGTACCGCTTCGCGGTGCAGCGCCCGGGTCGCGGTCGCCACCTCGGCGATCTCGTCGTTGCCGGTGATCGGAAACTCCGACACCGACCGGTCGGCGAACTCCTCGGGATGCACGGTGCCGGCCGGGGCCGCGTCGAGTTCGCGGACCACCGCCGGCAGCCGGTCGTACGCCACCGTGGTCACGATGTTGCGCAGGCTGCGCAGCCGTCGGGTGATCCGCCGGGCCACCACACTGGTGAGAACCGCCGTGAGGATCAGCACGAGGAGGATGCCGGCACCCTGCAGCACGGCGGTGTAGAACCGCTGCTGGCCCTCGGCCGCCACCGCGTCGGCCACTGACGTGTCCATCGCGCGCTGGATCCCGAACAGCTGGCTGATCCATCCGTCGGTGGCCTCGACCCAGGTGTCCGGGTTGAGGGCGAACCGCTCGCCGGGAAGTGTCCGGCCCACCTGGTCCTGGAGCTGCTGCCCGGCGACGACCAGCGGATCGGTGCCGATCTGCTCCCAACGCACCACCCATTGCGGGTCGGCGAGTTCCAGGAACGAGTTGCTGGCCTCGACGAACCGGGCCTGCGCACCGGCGCTCTCCTGCTGTCCCGCCGGGGTCAGCTCACCGCCGAGGAGGCTGCGCAGCACGATGATCTGCTGCTGCCCGATCGCCTCGCCCGCTTCCGACACCGCTGCCGCCGCCCGGACCTCGTCGGCGGTCTCCGGCGAGGTTTCGGCGGCCACCGAGGTACGGAAGGCGAGCAGGTCGGCGATGAGAATCCGGTAGCTGAAGGCGATCGCGGACAGCGAGACGCGCGGGCTGGACCGCACCTGTTCCCGTACGGTGGTCAGCGAGTTCAGCCCGGCGTCGACCCGCCGCAGGACGGCATTGTCGGCGGCCACCCCGGTGCGTCGCTGCTGGAACGCGACGATCGCCGCATCGGTCCGGGTGACCTGCTCGGCATAGCTGGCGCTGGCGGCTTCGCTGCCGGCGGTCAACTCGACGGCGGCGATCACCCGCTCGGCCTGCAGGGCGCGGGCCAGCGAACCTGCTTCGGTGGAGAGCAGCACCAGGTCAGATACCCTGTTCGCGGTCACCACATCCCGGACCGTGCCCTGCAGGGCGAGCCCGGCGAATCCGACGACGGCGACCAGCGGCACGGCCACCAGCAGCTGCAGTAGGCGCACGATGCTGCCGCTGACCCGCCACCGGCGGCGTTCACCGGAATGGGTGTGCACAGCGGCTGTCGGCAAGGCCCGTGTCACCTGCGAACTCCGTCCC
This window harbors:
- a CDS encoding ABC transporter substrate-binding protein, translating into MRRQTWWPRPHRLLAAGLAGVLALGTAGCFGGSGETPQLIKIGMLANIDGQLEAPGSELRDGFQLYLDIHDGQLGGHPAEMVVADEGYESEVAVESATRLLEQDGVSAITGIINGGNVTAILPLINENKVPLVGGLGRPALDDVTYVWHTNLLSEEPGVAMAPFVKQEVGNGRVYAIGPDFQGGRDELRGFVDTFRALGGRIANPGGQAVFSPFPGTTDFGPYLEEIAESGADAIYCFFDAQSAISFVQQYAESDVADLPLYAAGFVTEPASLEVQGEAAEGIYNGLNYSPDLDNAANREFVAAWNAAYPGRVPTSIVMASYDAAAVLDRAIAAAGVNPTPEEINTAIAGLGQLTSPRGPWQFAKTTHAPIQKWYLRQVRRDGRALSNVVVSELTTLGG
- a CDS encoding roadblock/LC7 domain-containing protein, translated to MTSPNDLSWLLQNFVSQTPEVSHALAISTDGLVLAHNYGLPRDRADQLAATGSGLIALLMGAARFFEAGTVISNVTQMDGGFMFCMSFSDGASLLVLASPICDVGQVSYEMTDLANRMGEALTPTVRAGLLRTL
- a CDS encoding sensor histidine kinase, with the protein product MTRALPTAAVHTHSGERRRWRVSGSIVRLLQLLVAVPLVAVVGFAGLALQGTVRDVVTANRVSDLVLLSTEAGSLARALQAERVIAAVELTAGSEAASASYAEQVTRTDAAIVAFQQRRTGVAADNAVLRRVDAGLNSLTTVREQVRSSPRVSLSAIAFSYRILIADLLAFRTSVAAETSPETADEVRAAAAVSEAGEAIGQQQIIVLRSLLGGELTPAGQQESAGAQARFVEASNSFLELADPQWVVRWEQIGTDPLVVAGQQLQDQVGRTLPGERFALNPDTWVEATDGWISQLFGIQRAMDTSVADAVAAEGQQRFYTAVLQGAGILLVLILTAVLTSVVARRITRRLRSLRNIVTTVAYDRLPAVVRELDAAPAGTVHPEEFADRSVSEFPITGNDEIAEVATATRALHREAVRVAGVQAVLRSNVAEIFVHLSRREQRLVDAMLAQVDQVERDETDPDRLEQLYRLDHLATRMARINQSLLVLGGSGISRVRQEAVPLDNVIQAALSQIEHYTRVRIGTVDRELSVAGKAVDEVAHLLAELLDNATRYSPPETEVIVTGHALSDRAIVEVMDQGVGLSAQRCEQLTAQLASPGTVDVSGVRAMGLTVVARLADRHGVRVELHPGTPAGTVAEVMMPASVISRRPVQQPEPVAAGAGQVRPSMVGGRPVVPSVGGTNPPYAAAGVGRAVINAGRATVSAPAPLFRPAPESPAPPASAPTSPDVPAPFSAPPPQPPPSRPPLPSLPAPVSAPPPALPPLPTSAPPSVPISAPPGVPTSAPPGVPATAPVGTSQPVGAVVVKDRNSVNGWFKTALDGDSVTVTWPDDKGRQWTAATAVASAPDATTTSSTPDGLPRRVPKHHLIPDAPQPAPAAPRKLDPGAVSAAMSAYAKGVAGRRAPTNPS